In Corynebacterium matruchotii, a single genomic region encodes these proteins:
- a CDS encoding PTS sugar transporter subunit IIA, translating to MREIFVLNHVASSATNPRKVAQALADYEQSPSLTHFCVLLFIDPRDLPAKFFQDAPGKYSELTQLLTNRSKASKFLETRLKNGFPFNLTAMQLLYWVGVIRVTHAMYRSDIPGVLLGYQHQVMGLAGCGELAHARQLFHHLVAVQDAYGIEVAKVNVLQQHFAEFDNHAQHPDDAPTAETPPPTPSAEGLVVYSPFSGRLVPLSHVSDNNFARGLVGKGYAVEPNEGRLYAPVTGTVVAINSFGYAYTIKALNPNGAGGAEAGPEVTILIHIGIKTWKLSSKHFRVAVGVGEQVTAGDLLCEFDLDAINNAGGGDISSPVVITNYRASRSFKPAPKVSLPGHINAGDPLMIIPRNP from the coding sequence ATGCGTGAAATCTTCGTTCTCAATCACGTTGCATCGAGCGCAACTAACCCCCGGAAGGTTGCTCAAGCGTTGGCGGACTATGAGCAGTCGCCAAGTTTGACGCATTTTTGCGTCCTGCTCTTTATCGACCCCCGCGACCTACCCGCAAAGTTTTTTCAGGATGCCCCGGGGAAGTATTCGGAGCTCACCCAGCTGCTCACCAACCGTTCGAAGGCCTCAAAGTTTTTAGAGACCCGACTGAAAAATGGGTTCCCGTTTAACCTCACCGCCATGCAATTGTTGTACTGGGTGGGGGTTATTCGCGTCACTCATGCCATGTACCGATCGGACATACCCGGGGTGCTTTTGGGGTATCAGCACCAGGTGATGGGGCTGGCCGGCTGTGGGGAGTTGGCGCACGCACGGCAGCTGTTTCACCATCTTGTGGCGGTGCAGGACGCCTATGGCATCGAGGTGGCGAAGGTGAATGTGTTGCAGCAGCATTTCGCCGAGTTCGACAATCACGCCCAACACCCGGACGACGCACCAACCGCAGAGACGCCCCCACCAACACCCTCCGCGGAGGGCCTGGTGGTGTATTCTCCGTTCAGTGGCAGACTGGTGCCCCTATCGCACGTGTCGGATAATAATTTCGCCCGCGGCCTGGTGGGCAAAGGCTACGCGGTGGAGCCGAACGAGGGCCGCCTGTACGCACCCGTGACCGGCACGGTGGTGGCCATTAATTCGTTTGGGTATGCGTACACGATCAAGGCGCTCAACCCTAACGGTGCTGGGGGTGCGGAGGCCGGACCGGAGGTCACGATCCTCATCCATATTGGTATTAAAACGTGGAAGTTGAGCAGTAAGCATTTCCGGGTTGCGGTGGGCGTGGGTGAGCAGGTCACCGCGGGGGATCTGCTGTGTGAATTCGACCTGGATGCCATTAATAATGCTGGTGGTGGAGACATTTCTTCGCCAGTGGTCATCACTAATTATCGGGCATCCCGGTCGTTTAAGCCGGCACCCAAGGTGTCGCTGCCAGGGCATATTAATGCGGGCGACCCACTCATGATTATCCCCCGCAACCCATGA
- a CDS encoding PTS sugar transporter subunit IIA: protein MNESFVLGHIMSRNSDPEMVERAVAEYQSTPNLTNFCTLLFIPPADLPATVLDDVPGRFTELTQLLVDSEQTATFLQDHASQGFPFTLSTWQLQYWTGVLRVCHGIYQTNIPWVLAGYQLQILGLVGRGKRDAARELFQQLSAAQEEYGAEVVKLEELDHYIRHAETVDKQAHRASNAVIIYSPFTGQLVPLSQVSESFAEKYAGKGYAIYPSEGTLQSPAAGTITAITSHGGAYRLKTVDPLGADVEVLIHISAHPWDLSNDYFQVAVRDGAQVAAKQTLCEFDMEAMNSNDDHNSSSPVVIKNYAGNGTIRPIPSFSSTKQINAGDPLIMITT, encoded by the coding sequence ATGAATGAAAGCTTTGTGTTGGGCCACATCATGTCGCGGAATAGTGACCCAGAAATGGTGGAACGAGCAGTAGCAGAGTATCAAAGCACACCGAATCTTACCAATTTTTGCACATTGCTGTTCATTCCCCCGGCGGACCTGCCGGCCACGGTGCTTGACGACGTGCCGGGGCGGTTTACCGAGCTCACCCAGCTCTTGGTGGATTCGGAGCAGACGGCGACGTTTCTGCAGGATCACGCCTCCCAGGGTTTCCCGTTTACCTTATCCACGTGGCAACTCCAGTATTGGACTGGGGTGCTTAGAGTATGCCATGGGATTTACCAGACGAACATACCGTGGGTGCTGGCCGGCTATCAACTACAGATCCTGGGCCTGGTGGGCCGGGGAAAACGTGATGCAGCCCGGGAGCTATTTCAGCAACTATCCGCGGCGCAGGAAGAATACGGCGCCGAGGTGGTGAAGCTAGAGGAATTAGACCACTATATTCGCCATGCGGAAACCGTCGATAAGCAGGCGCATCGAGCGTCGAACGCGGTCATTATTTACTCACCATTTACCGGGCAGCTGGTGCCGTTATCGCAGGTTTCGGAGTCGTTTGCGGAGAAATATGCGGGCAAGGGCTATGCGATCTACCCCAGTGAGGGCACGCTACAGTCACCGGCGGCGGGGACGATTACCGCGATTACGTCGCATGGTGGGGCATATCGGCTGAAAACCGTGGACCCGCTGGGGGCGGATGTTGAGGTGCTCATCCATATTAGTGCCCACCCGTGGGATCTGAGTAACGATTATTTTCAGGTGGCGGTGCGCGACGGGGCGCAGGTGGCCGCCAAACAAACCCTCTGCGAGTTCGACATGGAGGCCATGAACAGCAACGATGACCATAACAGTAGTTCGCCGGTGGTGATTAAGAATTATGCGGGCAACGGCACTATCCGACCCATCCCTAGTTTTAGTTCGACGAAACAGATTAATGCCGGCGACCCGCTTATCATGATAACCACGTAA
- a CDS encoding serine/threonine-protein kinase: MVQEDNFAHLVKQDFEVLETIGAGGMGVVYKAKDANLEKIVAIKALPSHLSGLNLAARFKKEMQNLAKLRHQAIVQVHSGRSLPNGQLYYVMDYVEGTDLAHLIAQRQQQNRPFTVEETVELLQPIAEALDYLHFEANPRIIHRDIKPANILVPADSDSPSKSLLTDFGISLSTDTTSYSDLSLQLGTPNYVPPEFYQPTSTPSESGDNYALALIAYEMLSLDKVRNTMSTTGWQTTNRMIPNIRSTMPPGLRLMGRPLQRVFARALDTIPARRYRKATDFIRALQSADPRRYRMRVGVWGTATAVIAVALVAGTMILHHPTDAGRQTSRSSTTWPEEQAQVAKVFPELLPAGPDDTGWDGMKCQAVANSQRLGLDCANYRQRVWVYRYNSQEDRDAMANFSHNENRWVLNGVKCNAEVLLSDSGDEALLLPKEDLSEFAISVQARNAKRTLEQLPICT; this comes from the coding sequence ATGGTGCAAGAAGACAATTTTGCACACCTGGTGAAACAGGACTTTGAGGTTTTAGAGACCATTGGCGCAGGTGGCATGGGGGTTGTTTATAAGGCAAAGGACGCCAACCTGGAAAAAATTGTGGCAATTAAGGCCTTGCCCTCCCATCTTTCGGGGTTAAATTTGGCCGCCCGGTTCAAAAAGGAAATGCAAAATCTAGCGAAACTGCGGCATCAGGCGATCGTACAAGTTCATTCTGGGCGTTCCTTACCCAATGGACAGTTGTATTACGTCATGGATTATGTAGAGGGCACGGATCTGGCGCATCTTATTGCCCAACGGCAACAGCAGAATAGGCCGTTTACCGTCGAGGAGACGGTGGAGTTATTGCAGCCTATTGCGGAGGCGTTGGATTATTTGCATTTTGAGGCGAATCCTCGGATTATTCACCGGGATATTAAACCGGCGAATATTTTAGTTCCGGCGGATAGCGATTCCCCGTCGAAAAGCTTATTGACGGATTTCGGGATTAGTTTGTCGACGGATACGACAAGCTATTCTGATTTGAGTTTGCAGTTGGGAACGCCGAATTATGTGCCGCCGGAGTTTTATCAGCCGACCTCGACGCCGAGCGAGTCCGGGGATAATTATGCGTTGGCGCTGATTGCGTATGAGATGCTGTCGTTGGATAAGGTGCGGAATACGATGAGCACCACGGGGTGGCAAACAACAAACCGGATGATTCCGAACATACGGTCGACCATGCCCCCGGGGTTACGGCTGATGGGGCGGCCGCTTCAGCGGGTGTTTGCGCGAGCGTTGGATACGATCCCGGCACGGCGGTACCGGAAGGCAACGGATTTTATTAGAGCCTTGCAGTCCGCGGATCCACGGCGGTATCGGATGCGGGTGGGGGTTTGGGGCACGGCGACAGCCGTCATAGCAGTGGCGCTGGTGGCGGGAACGATGATATTGCATCACCCCACCGATGCTGGCCGGCAAACGTCCCGCAGTTCGACGACGTGGCCGGAGGAGCAGGCGCAGGTCGCCAAGGTGTTTCCCGAGTTATTACCAGCCGGCCCGGATGATACTGGGTGGGATGGCATGAAATGCCAAGCGGTGGCGAATAGTCAGCGTTTGGGGCTGGATTGCGCAAACTACCGGCAGCGGGTGTGGGTGTACCGATATAATTCCCAGGAAGATCGGGATGCCATGGCGAATTTTTCCCATAACGAGAACCGATGGGTGCTGAACGGCGTAAAGTGCAATGCTGAGGTGCTGTTATCCGACAGTGGTGATGAGGCGTTATTGCTTCCGAAGGAAGATTTGTCCGAGTTTGCGATTTCGGTGCAGGCGCGGAACGCCAAGCGAACATTGGAGCAGCTACCAATATGCACATAG